Proteins encoded within one genomic window of Nitrosopumilus sp.:
- a CDS encoding DNA-directed RNA polymerase: MFSISTLVDVVRIPPSLFGTTLKKAAVNILKEKYESMINADLGYIIMILDAKVDEMGKMIAGDGGTFHKVEFEALTFYPKLQEIVQGEIVDITDFGAFVRIGPTDALLHLSQVMDDYLKSDVKSGMILANQSGRTLKVGSTLRARITAVSLGKAAAMGKIGITCRQPFLGADEWIAEEIKKAGGSSEEPAKEAKVEAS, encoded by the coding sequence TTGTTTTCTATATCTACCCTAGTCGATGTTGTTAGGATTCCTCCAAGCTTGTTTGGAACCACACTCAAAAAGGCAGCAGTAAACATCCTCAAAGAAAAGTACGAGAGCATGATTAATGCAGACTTGGGATATATCATTATGATTTTAGATGCCAAAGTAGACGAGATGGGAAAAATGATTGCCGGAGACGGTGGAACGTTTCACAAAGTTGAATTTGAGGCATTAACATTTTATCCAAAATTACAAGAAATTGTTCAAGGAGAAATTGTAGACATTACAGACTTTGGAGCATTTGTAAGAATTGGTCCAACTGATGCTTTACTTCACTTGTCACAAGTTATGGATGATTATCTAAAGAGTGATGTTAAATCCGGAATGATATTAGCAAATCAAAGTGGTAGAACACTAAAAGTTGGTTCTACACTTCGTGCAAGAATTACTGCAGTGTCATTAGGAAAAGCTGCTGCAATGGGTAAAATTGGAATTACATGTAGACAACCATTCCTTGGGGCAGATGAATGGATTGCAGAAGAAATTAAAAAAGCCGGTGGCAGTTCTGAAGAACCTGCAAAAGAAGCTAAAGTAGAGGCAAGTTAA
- a CDS encoding plastocyanin/azurin family copper-binding protein yields the protein MSNWDLMMPGMGLTAIGLAGLTLSYAGIAHTFIDGMHALTGLTMFVGLIFLAAGILDGGVSTSNRAKATTLVILSIALGFGMYAMVLNTSNYTITIAGILMAIAFPAIIIAYLSMKHPTIVKPVGAIVSMAAATGIIMWVSFGIFSSPDTYMIPQQVGVEEPSEDLTPSGPIFAIEILEGSATEGNPDYEPDVAIVPQGHIIEWTNADTLPHTVTSSADVGDTFDSGMIGAGEVFTLDTNDLEAGEYEYLCMVHPWMIATIIIEAPAEPTKVSIPAGAAVPADDQLYYDPTVLDITSGTTVLWENVDNTMHTATSGTPNSGADGVFDSDILSAGDTYEFTFADAGTYDYYCILHPWMVGTVNVE from the coding sequence ATGAGTAATTGGGACCTCATGATGCCAGGAATGGGACTTACAGCTATAGGATTAGCTGGTCTTACATTATCATATGCAGGCATTGCCCACACATTCATTGATGGTATGCATGCTTTAACAGGTCTTACCATGTTTGTAGGGTTGATTTTCCTAGCAGCAGGAATCTTAGACGGAGGAGTATCAACCAGCAATAGAGCCAAAGCTACGACTTTGGTAATTTTATCCATAGCCTTAGGATTTGGAATGTATGCTATGGTATTAAACACATCAAACTATACTATCACCATTGCAGGAATTTTAATGGCAATTGCATTCCCTGCAATTATAATCGCGTATCTTTCTATGAAGCATCCTACTATAGTTAAACCCGTAGGAGCAATTGTTTCAATGGCAGCAGCTACAGGTATTATCATGTGGGTATCGTTTGGAATTTTCTCATCTCCAGACACATACATGATTCCACAACAAGTAGGAGTTGAAGAACCATCTGAAGATCTTACACCTTCAGGACCAATATTTGCAATTGAAATTCTAGAAGGTTCAGCCACAGAAGGAAATCCAGATTATGAACCAGATGTTGCAATAGTGCCGCAAGGACACATAATAGAATGGACGAATGCGGATACACTTCCACACACTGTAACAAGTTCAGCAGATGTCGGAGACACATTTGATTCCGGTATGATTGGTGCAGGAGAAGTTTTCACTTTAGATACAAATGATTTAGAAGCAGGGGAATACGAATACTTGTGTATGGTACATCCTTGGATGATTGCCACTATAATTATTGAAGCACCAGCAGAACCAACAAAAGTTTCAATTCCAGCAGGTGCAGCAGTTCCAGCAGATGACCAACTATACTATGACCCAACTGTTCTAGACATTACATCTGGAACTACAGTACTATGGGAAAATGTAGACAATACAATGCATACTGCAACATCAGGTACACCAAACAGTGGAGCTGACGGAGTCTTTGATTCAGATATTTTATCTGCAGGAGACACATACGAATTTACGTTTGCAGATGCGGGAACTTATGACTACTATTGTATTTTGCATCCATGGATGGTAGGAACTGTTAACGTAGAATAG
- a CDS encoding M67 family metallopeptidase, producing the protein MQKIKISESNKKILSEYSENQKPNEACALLFGKGDTIMDLFLAENIEKSPVNFTISNSQLIEGYDLAEEKKMDVIGIFHSHPDSEAYPSNTDKKFMQSNPVVWIIYSGINKNFRAFFLESDIIEIPIEND; encoded by the coding sequence TTGCAGAAAATCAAGATTTCAGAATCAAATAAAAAAATTCTTTCAGAATATTCAGAAAATCAGAAACCTAACGAAGCATGTGCTTTGTTATTTGGTAAAGGAGATACAATCATGGATCTTTTTTTGGCAGAAAATATAGAAAAATCTCCTGTAAACTTTACAATTTCAAACAGTCAGTTAATTGAAGGGTATGATCTTGCAGAAGAGAAAAAAATGGATGTAATAGGCATATTTCATTCACATCCTGATTCAGAAGCATATCCATCAAATACAGATAAAAAATTCATGCAAAGTAATCCGGTAGTTTGGATAATTTATTCTGGAATCAACAAAAACTTTAGAGCATTTTTTCTTGAATCAGACATCATAGAGATTCCCATTGAAAATGATTAA
- a CDS encoding DUF2024 family protein, translating to MEIHVYDTYVKAKDGHTMHFDVITGEKDHDKAITYGKEWLQSVGEGEAEMTTNECQFCHSQGAPEPVEQAIKEKGYFIQKMEGCP from the coding sequence ATGGAAATTCACGTATACGACACTTATGTCAAAGCTAAAGATGGTCATACCATGCACTTTGATGTAATCACTGGTGAAAAAGATCATGATAAAGCCATCACATATGGTAAAGAATGGTTACAATCTGTCGGTGAAGGAGAAGCAGAGATGACTACAAATGAATGTCAATTCTGCCATTCACAAGGAGCACCAGAGCCTGTAGAACAGGCAATTAAGGAAAAAGGCTACTTTATCCAAAAGATGGAAGGCTGTCCTTAA
- the spt4 gene encoding transcription elongation factor subunit Spt4, which translates to MACRKCKFVTTGKVCSACKSSDLTPDWSGIVLVVDPTNSEISKTLGITQKGKYAIKVT; encoded by the coding sequence ATGGCATGCCGTAAGTGTAAATTTGTTACAACAGGAAAAGTTTGTTCAGCTTGTAAATCATCAGACTTGACACCAGACTGGAGTGGAATTGTTTTGGTAGTTGACCCAACCAATTCAGAAATTTCAAAGACACTTGGAATTACTCAAAAAGGAAAATATGCAATTAAAGTAACATAA
- a CDS encoding heme o synthase: MGFNEILEISKPRIVVLLVITAVTSMYAASKLVPGAPELDYWFYLHIIIAGALASAGSSALNHYYDKDIDPKMTRTSSRPIPSGRMAASNVLIYGLVVSCISVIYGYFALNAVSAFFIAVGIFSYVIIYTVWLKRKNTSNIVIGGIAGSAAAWAGWAAATGSMDLLGFLVGFLVFVWTPSHFWCLAMKIKDEYAQAEVPMLPVVIGMQKTSKFILGNTLILIPYSLILSFIPDGMGVVYTVIAIVSGGLMLVYHYKLTKNPTSEFAWKAYKVTAPYLTIIFVAVALDAAFHIPLF, encoded by the coding sequence TTGGGATTTAATGAAATATTGGAGATATCCAAACCCCGTATAGTCGTTCTATTAGTGATTACTGCAGTTACATCGATGTATGCTGCAAGTAAGCTAGTTCCTGGAGCTCCTGAATTAGATTATTGGTTCTATTTGCATATAATTATCGCTGGTGCCTTAGCATCTGCTGGCTCTAGTGCATTAAATCATTATTATGATAAAGATATTGATCCTAAAATGACTAGAACTAGCTCTAGACCAATTCCTTCTGGAAGGATGGCTGCATCTAATGTGTTGATTTATGGGTTGGTAGTTAGTTGTATTTCCGTAATCTATGGATATTTTGCATTAAATGCAGTATCTGCATTCTTTATCGCAGTTGGAATTTTTTCATATGTGATAATTTACACAGTTTGGCTCAAAAGAAAAAACACTTCAAACATTGTAATTGGTGGCATTGCTGGTAGTGCAGCTGCTTGGGCTGGATGGGCAGCAGCAACTGGTAGTATGGATTTACTGGGATTCTTAGTTGGATTCTTAGTGTTTGTGTGGACTCCATCTCACTTTTGGTGTCTTGCAATGAAAATTAAAGATGAATATGCACAAGCTGAAGTTCCTATGCTGCCTGTTGTAATTGGAATGCAAAAAACATCAAAATTCATTTTGGGCAATACGTTGATTTTGATTCCATACTCTTTGATACTTTCATTTATCCCTGATGGAATGGGAGTTGTTTATACTGTAATTGCAATTGTATCTGGAGGTTTGATGCTTGTTTATCACTACAAATTAACAAAGAATCCTACATCTGAATTTGCTTGGAAGGCATACAAAGTAACTGCTCCTTATCTTACAATAATTTTTGTTGCAGTCGCACTAGATGCTGCATTTCATATTCCTTTATTCTAG
- a CDS encoding Mrp/NBP35 family ATP-binding protein — translation MVGIDQVLEKLSTVIDPDLKKDIVSMGMIKDLELNDGNLKFTLELTTPACPFNVEIEDDVRKAIAELSDLKNFDMNVTAKVMEGRSLDDDTGMATVKNIIGVASGKGGVGKSTVSLNLALALSQSGAKVGLLDADIYGPSIPLMLGMKDGFMEVEDNKLQPADSNGLKVVSFGFFADQSNQAAIYRGPIISGILKQFLVDTNWSELDYLIVDLPPGTGDIPLTLAQTIPITGILVVTTPQDVASDVAVKAVSMFEKLNVPIIGVVENMSHFVCPNCDDKHYIFGEGGAKKISERFNMPFLGEIPLNSGIMAGSDLGKPIMITNPDSPSAEAFRVSAKNIAAQCSILAAKLQEEMESESSNEEPTPEASTN, via the coding sequence ATGGTTGGAATCGATCAAGTTCTTGAAAAACTTAGCACTGTAATTGATCCTGATCTAAAAAAAGACATTGTATCTATGGGTATGATTAAAGATTTAGAACTTAATGATGGCAATCTTAAATTTACTTTAGAATTAACCACTCCTGCATGTCCTTTCAATGTAGAAATTGAAGACGATGTAAGAAAAGCAATTGCTGAATTATCTGACTTGAAAAATTTTGATATGAATGTGACTGCAAAAGTCATGGAAGGGCGTTCACTTGATGATGATACTGGAATGGCAACTGTCAAAAATATTATTGGTGTTGCAAGTGGGAAAGGCGGTGTAGGAAAATCTACTGTTTCACTAAATCTAGCTCTTGCATTATCTCAATCTGGAGCTAAAGTTGGTTTGTTGGATGCCGATATCTATGGACCAAGTATTCCTTTGATGCTCGGAATGAAAGATGGTTTCATGGAAGTTGAAGATAACAAACTACAACCTGCAGATTCAAATGGATTAAAAGTTGTATCCTTTGGTTTCTTTGCTGATCAATCCAATCAGGCTGCAATTTACCGTGGCCCAATTATTTCTGGAATTTTAAAACAATTTCTAGTTGATACAAACTGGTCTGAATTAGATTACTTGATTGTAGATCTTCCTCCTGGTACTGGTGATATACCATTAACTCTTGCACAAACAATTCCTATTACGGGTATTCTTGTAGTTACCACCCCTCAAGACGTTGCAAGTGATGTTGCAGTCAAAGCTGTTTCAATGTTTGAAAAACTAAATGTTCCAATTATCGGCGTTGTTGAAAACATGAGTCATTTTGTATGTCCTAACTGTGATGACAAACATTACATCTTTGGTGAAGGTGGTGCAAAGAAAATTAGTGAACGATTCAATATGCCTTTCTTGGGTGAAATTCCATTGAATTCTGGAATAATGGCTGGCTCTGATTTAGGAAAACCAATTATGATAACAAATCCCGATTCTCCAAGTGCAGAAGCATTTAGAGTAAGCGCAAAAAATATTGCAGCACAATGTAGTATTCTTGCGGCAAAGCTTCAAGAGGAAATGGAATCTGAAAGTTCAAACGAAGAACCAACTCCTGAAGCAAGTACAAATTAA
- the nadC gene encoding carboxylating nicotinate-nucleotide diphosphorylase codes for MLTFNSKNQLRQFLAEDIGKGDITSNLLTKKKIVAKIISRENAIVAGTKYAKEIFKIKGCHTRILKKDGSKIKPNQAIMIITGNAGNILTCERTALNLLTRMSGIATQTNSLVKKIPKNTKLYATRKTVPGLRYFDKEAVEIGGGKKHRLTLDEMVMIKDNHIAIEGSLMSLIKKTKKKYKKFEVEVENTQDAILAATEGATIIMLDNFTPAQIKKTINILKNSKLRDKVLLEASGGINSKNISKYGKTGVDIISVGSITNSVKGIDVSLEI; via the coding sequence ATATTGACATTTAATTCAAAGAATCAGTTAAGACAGTTTCTTGCAGAAGACATTGGTAAAGGAGACATCACAAGCAATCTATTAACAAAGAAAAAAATTGTTGCAAAGATCATATCTAGAGAAAATGCCATTGTTGCAGGAACAAAATATGCAAAAGAAATTTTCAAAATTAAAGGATGTCACACCAGAATATTGAAAAAAGATGGGTCAAAAATTAAACCAAACCAAGCAATTATGATAATCACGGGAAATGCAGGAAATATTCTGACATGTGAAAGAACAGCATTAAATCTTTTAACAAGAATGAGTGGAATTGCTACTCAGACAAATTCACTCGTAAAGAAAATTCCAAAAAACACAAAATTGTATGCTACAAGAAAAACAGTTCCAGGTTTAAGATATTTTGATAAAGAAGCAGTAGAAATTGGAGGAGGTAAAAAACACAGACTCACCTTAGATGAAATGGTGATGATTAAAGATAATCATATTGCAATTGAAGGCTCCCTCATGTCTTTGATTAAAAAAACAAAGAAGAAATACAAAAAATTTGAGGTAGAAGTTGAAAATACGCAAGATGCAATACTAGCAGCAACAGAAGGTGCAACAATAATCATGTTAGACAACTTTACACCTGCTCAGATTAAAAAAACAATTAACATTTTGAAAAATAGTAAATTGAGAGACAAAGTATTGTTAGAAGCATCTGGAGGAATAAATTCTAAAAATATCTCAAAATACGGCAAAACAGGAGTAGACATTATTTCTGTTGGAAGTATAACAAATTCCGTAAAAGGAATTGATGTAAGTTTAGAGATTTAG
- a CDS encoding GTP-dependent dephospho-CoA kinase family protein, translated as MKVPLGILVPENQTQKNQIQKHLSENQYLITVGDRTTEKMIDFELIPSLQIVDGQEKRKKRIPPKLENATELTVDNPPAEITPQSIELIKKAFTLNSPVRILVNGEEDLLVLPVCVYAPENSVVMYGQPHEGLVIVNITPEIRNKAQTLLDLME; from the coding sequence ATGAAAGTTCCTTTAGGTATACTTGTACCTGAAAATCAAACACAAAAAAATCAAATCCAAAAACATTTGTCAGAAAACCAATATCTAATCACAGTTGGTGATAGGACCACTGAGAAAATGATTGATTTTGAATTGATTCCTTCATTGCAAATTGTCGATGGACAAGAAAAACGTAAAAAACGAATCCCTCCAAAATTAGAAAATGCTACTGAATTAACTGTAGACAATCCTCCTGCAGAAATAACTCCTCAGAGCATTGAACTCATCAAAAAAGCATTTACTCTTAATTCGCCTGTACGTATTTTGGTAAATGGTGAGGAAGATCTTTTAGTACTTCCGGTATGTGTGTATGCTCCAGAAAATTCTGTTGTAATGTATGGTCAACCTCACGAGGGATTAGTTATTGTAAATATTACTCCCGAAATTAGAAATAAAGCACAAACACTACTTGATTTAATGGAATAA
- a CDS encoding sodium-translocating pyrophosphatase has protein sequence MEIAEILPFIAGIASFLVAGGLVAWITKQPSGTKEMMDISNAVKEGASAFLKREMKIIVPVAIALSLIIGIFLTPSNGLAFAVGAALSAVAGIISLKITVKAAVRAANLSSSGLGQTFAMAFRGGATVGLAVPAMALLAITGLYLIYPDPITIAGVGIGASLIALFIRIGGGIFTKAADMGADLVGKVEANIPEDDPRNPATIADNVGDNVGDAAGMGSDVYESYIVTILAALLIAALIGAPNFFLYPILIGSSGMIASIIGVVIVGSKNITDVMKPLNRSFYVSAAIAIGLNYVFITQFIGESTAAYALFGSTVIGVILVPVIQKITDTYTSYKKGPVQEIADSAKWGYASLTLMGIIKGMQSTGPFMIALVVAIIISYSIASAAAPEGADPVLYGIFGTALTAMAMLSLAGIVLSIDAFGPIADNAGGIVEMTGMGEENRKVTDEIDAVGNTTKAVTKGFAIASAALAALAMIQAFQFEAAHVFEGVLELDYSLTNPAIIVGLLIGGLIPFIITGQLINGVSRAAGKMVDEVRRQFKADEGILTGKSKPDYAKCVDIATVASIKELYKPALVAIIAPIILGILLGPTAVAGLLMGSVVTGILLAYHLANTGGAWDNAKKLVEMKGEKGSDVHKVAVVGDIIGDPYKDTAGPALNTVIKLLNTIAIVFVSAFVAIIAI, from the coding sequence ATGGAAATAGCTGAAATTCTGCCGTTTATCGCAGGTATTGCATCATTTTTGGTTGCAGGTGGCTTGGTCGCATGGATTACCAAACAACCCTCTGGAACAAAAGAGATGATGGATATTTCCAACGCCGTCAAAGAAGGGGCTTCTGCATTTCTAAAAAGAGAAATGAAAATTATTGTTCCCGTTGCTATCGCATTATCTTTGATTATTGGTATTTTCTTAACTCCATCAAACGGACTTGCATTTGCAGTAGGTGCAGCACTATCTGCCGTAGCAGGAATTATTTCATTAAAAATTACAGTAAAAGCAGCAGTCAGAGCTGCTAATCTTAGTAGTTCTGGTCTTGGACAGACCTTTGCTATGGCCTTTAGAGGTGGCGCAACAGTTGGTTTAGCAGTTCCTGCAATGGCATTGTTGGCAATTACAGGACTTTATTTGATTTATCCAGATCCAATCACTATTGCAGGTGTGGGAATCGGTGCTAGTCTTATTGCATTATTCATAAGAATTGGCGGTGGTATTTTTACAAAGGCTGCAGATATGGGTGCTGATTTAGTAGGAAAAGTTGAAGCAAACATCCCTGAAGATGATCCTAGAAACCCTGCAACTATTGCAGATAATGTAGGAGATAATGTTGGTGATGCAGCAGGTATGGGTTCAGATGTTTACGAATCATACATTGTAACTATTCTTGCAGCTTTGTTAATTGCAGCATTAATTGGTGCACCTAACTTTTTCCTTTATCCAATTTTAATTGGTTCATCTGGAATGATTGCATCTATTATCGGTGTTGTTATTGTTGGCTCTAAAAATATTACAGATGTAATGAAACCCCTTAACCGTTCATTCTATGTTTCTGCTGCAATTGCAATTGGTCTAAACTATGTATTCATTACACAATTTATTGGTGAATCTACTGCAGCATATGCTTTGTTTGGTTCTACTGTGATTGGTGTAATTTTGGTTCCAGTAATTCAAAAAATTACTGATACATACACAAGTTACAAAAAAGGTCCAGTTCAAGAAATTGCAGACTCTGCAAAATGGGGTTATGCATCATTAACATTAATGGGAATTATCAAAGGAATGCAATCTACAGGACCATTTATGATTGCATTAGTTGTCGCTATTATCATTTCATATAGTATTGCATCTGCAGCAGCACCTGAAGGTGCTGACCCTGTTCTCTATGGAATCTTTGGAACTGCTTTGACTGCCATGGCAATGTTGAGTTTAGCAGGAATTGTTCTTAGTATAGATGCATTTGGTCCAATTGCAGATAATGCAGGTGGTATTGTAGAAATGACTGGAATGGGTGAAGAAAATCGTAAAGTCACTGATGAAATTGATGCAGTTGGAAATACAACAAAAGCAGTTACGAAAGGCTTTGCAATTGCAAGTGCCGCATTAGCAGCTTTGGCAATGATTCAAGCCTTCCAATTTGAAGCAGCACATGTCTTTGAAGGTGTCTTAGAATTAGATTATAGTTTAACCAATCCTGCAATTATTGTTGGATTACTAATTGGTGGATTAATTCCATTTATCATAACTGGCCAACTTATCAATGGTGTATCTCGTGCAGCAGGTAAAATGGTTGATGAAGTAAGACGTCAATTCAAAGCAGATGAAGGAATTCTTACTGGAAAATCAAAACCTGACTATGCAAAATGTGTAGATATTGCTACTGTTGCATCAATTAAGGAATTATACAAACCAGCTTTGGTTGCTATCATTGCTCCAATCATTTTGGGAATTTTGTTAGGTCCTACTGCTGTAGCTGGATTATTGATGGGATCAGTTGTAACTGGAATTTTACTTGCATACCACTTGGCTAATACTGGCGGTGCATGGGACAATGCAAAGAAACTAGTTGAAATGAAAGGTGAAAAAGGTTCTGATGTTCACAAAGTTGCAGTAGTTGGTGATATTATTGGTGACCCTTACAAAGATACTGCAGGACCAGCACTTAACACTGTAATCAAACTGTTAAACACAATTGCAATTGTATTCGTATCTGCATTTGTTGCTATCATTGCAATCTAG
- a CDS encoding cyclophilin-like fold protein: MKYSVIVEIPNSSNIQLELDDANSPKTVHELIEKLPFTVDLNVWGDEIYTSKSPVSQPEENAKSPVELNDVAYWPTGKAICLFYGPTPIGKSGEITPASPVNIIGKIISPDKSILENVHSEQATFSLIS; the protein is encoded by the coding sequence ATGAAATATTCTGTAATTGTGGAAATTCCAAACTCTTCAAATATACAATTAGAATTAGATGATGCTAATTCTCCAAAAACTGTTCATGAATTAATTGAAAAATTACCATTTACTGTTGATCTTAATGTTTGGGGCGATGAGATTTACACTTCAAAATCTCCTGTTTCTCAACCTGAAGAAAATGCAAAGTCTCCTGTAGAGCTAAATGATGTGGCGTATTGGCCTACTGGCAAAGCAATATGTCTGTTTTATGGACCAACACCAATTGGAAAATCTGGAGAAATTACTCCTGCATCTCCAGTAAATATTATTGGGAAGATCATTTCACCTGATAAATCAATTCTTGAAAATGTTCATAGCGAACAAGCAACATTTAGCTTGATATCTTAA